TCGACTGCGGTCTATGCGAAGATCACCGTCAGCACAGCTGCATGGCGCTTATTGAAGTGACATGGAATTGTAACCTCTCCTGCCCTGTCTGCTTTGCATCAGCAGACAACAAAGGAAAGCCGTCCACCCCGAAAGACCCAACCAAAGAAGAACTCATTCAGCTGCTCGAAACCACCATGCGCACCACAGGCGGGTGCAATCTACAATTTTCCGGTGGGGAACCGACAGTACGCGATGATCTTCCTGAACTCGTTGCAGAGGCAAAACGCATCGGGTTCCCGTTTGTGCAAATCAACACCAACGGAGTTCGTGCTGCACAAGATCCTGAATATGTCGCGAAGCTTGCGGCAGCAGGTGTTGATTCCGTATTCCTGCAATTTGACGGATTACGCGAATCAACGTGGAAAGCGTTCCGCAATGCTGATCTTCGAGAAATCAAAGCAAAAGCAATTGCAGCGTTTGCAAAAGCAAACATCGGCATCGTGCTCGTACCGGTCATTTCGCCCGTCATCAACAAAGATGAAGTGGGCGATATTATCCGCTTTGCCATAGATCACGCACCAGCAGTACGCGGTGTTCATTTTCAGCCAATAAGTTATTTTGGGCGCTATCCAGTTGCGCCTGCGGATGCAGAACGCATCACGCTTCCGGAGCTGGCTGACGAACTTGAGCGGCAGACAAACAACCTTGTCGCAACAGGGGACTTTGTGCCTCCCACCTGTGAACATGCGTTGTGCTCATTCCACGCCAATTACATTATCAATGATGACAAAACGCTTCAGCTTCTGTCTGTTCCTAAAAATTCCTGCAACTGCAAGCCAAAGCCTGCAGCTGAAGGGGCAGAAAAAGCACGCTCATTCGTACGCAGCCAATGGGCAGCAGCGGAGCAAGAAAAGAAACCGCAGTCACTGTCCAATGAGCTTGATTCGTTTATTCAACAAGCATCAACACGGCGCTTTGCCATATCAGCCATGGCTTTTCAGGATGCATGGTCTCTTGATATAGAACGGTTAAAAGGCTGCTGCATTCATGTGGTTGCGCCGGATGGAAGGCTTGTTCCTTTCTGTGCATACAACCTTACAGCAGCTGACGGAACGACTTTGTATCGCGGGAAGTAGTTTTGAAATACTGCTGAGAATGAAATCAGTAAGTTGCCTCCGGCGGGTCTCCGACGGGCAAGGGCTCTGCCCTGCACCCGCGAGAGGGACGCCCTCTCGACTGCGAAGTTGGACTACCTATTTATGGTTATTATGAGGTACTGAGAAGTTCGCAGTATTGGCAGATAAGACAGTACTTTTAGATTGGCATAGTTAGGATAAATTACGGTAAGTACCTTTAGGGGCACCCCCTTAAAATGAAGAGTCTCTTTACAGGATCGCAATGCAAAAGACTTTCGTAGAAAATGCACAGCAACGAATCGTTATCGGGGCAAACCCGCTAGACGCACCAGCTCAAGAAGATATGGGTTTTGATGCATCTGCGCGCTCGTTCTCTCATGCTCAAATTGAAGCATGGCAGCTTAGCAAACTCAAAGAAGTTTGCAGTTATGCAAAAGAGAACGGAAGTTTTTACGCTGAACATTTTCGCGGCTTGAACCTAGATTCCATCGCGTCCCGTGAAGAATTTTCAAAACTTCCACGAACTACATCAGCGGATATCAGTGAAGCACCTTTCAAATTTCTATGCACTTCGCAAGACGACATTGCACGTGTTGTAACGCTGACAACCTCCGGTTCCACAGGCAAACCCAAACGTCTCTATTTCACGCAAGATGAGCTAGACGAAACTACGGCATTTTATAACCACGGTATGCGTTGCCTCGTTAATGCGGGGGACACCGTTCTGGCGCTCTTGCCTGCTCCCAAACCAGACAGTGTTGGTGCATTACTCGCGGATGGGTTACGGCAATTAGGTGCAAATCCTGTACTGAATCAAGATCCTGATGACGTTACAGCTTCGCTGACGATGCTTAATGAACATAGCCCTGACTGTGTGGTGGGAACCTCTGCACATGTCCTTGCTTTGGTAAAATTATGGAAGCACCAAGGCGGAATGAATTCACCAGTAAAAAGTGTTTTGCTTTGCTGGGATGCAAACTCCCGCTCAATTCGCAAATACATTGAAAGAATCTGGGATTGCCGAGTGCACACACACTGGGGAATGACAGAGACCGGACTCGGTGGTGCTGTAAGTTGCGCACACAGTAAAGGAATGCACCTACGCGAAACAAATTTATATCTAGAAATTACAGACCCAGAAACGGGAATGGTTCTGCCGGATGGTGAACGCGGCGAAATAGTTGTTACGACCCTTACGAGAAAAGGGATGCCGCTTATCCGCTACCGCACAGGCGACGAGTCACACATTATGAAAAATGCCTGTCCGTGTGATTCCCCGTTACGTCAACTCAGCCCGAATATTCGACGGATTGTTCAGCCGAACGATACGCCGGACTGGTTCCAGTTCGTCACTCCGACGTCTATCGATAGGCTGTTACTCTCTGTTCCAAATTTTCTTGCCCAGCAAGCACAATATTGGGTGGCACCAAACAAGCTGGAAGTAACTGTTGACATGAGTGAGAACTCACCCCAACAATTAGCCAGCGTAAAGGAGCTATTATGCGATCTTGTTTCTCCGTTGCATAATGCTCCGGATATATTGTGCTTGCCGGGCAGAAATGACGGCAAAATTTCTATTGGATTCGCAAAACGCAAAATATGCGTAACGTAACGAGGTTACAATGCATTCTATTCTTTCAGATATCACCAAAAAACTCTCAGCGCATAACTGCGTTCTTGCCACCGTCATATCCAGCACCGGTTCAACGCCTCGTTCATCCGGCGCACACATGCTTATTTGTCCGCAAGGCGAATTTTATGGAACCGTCGGTGGTGGTCTAATCGAAGCTAAAGTTCAAGAAACTGCCGCAAAATTTCTCGCTGGCAACACAGGTGCTGCTTCCCTGCATTTCTACGAACTGGATAATACCAAAGCTGGCGCGCTCGGCATGTCTTGTGGCGGAGCACTGACCGTATTGTTGGAACGACTGATTCCAGAATACCATGCGGAATTTGCACAGCTCGAAAATGATGTTCGCAAAGGCAATGCAAGCTCACGCGAAGCCTACTATGTTCAGTCCGGTGACGACTGGAATCGTATTGATGCAGATGAACTGACAAATACATTGGCAGATGCGGAATATGCTAATGCCATGCAGTCCATAAGCACTGCTAAAGGTGCAGCAGCTAGTGGCGCTTCCCCGTTACTCTTCAATGAACAGCCTCTTCAATATTTTTCTGAAACCTACCATCCGTCAGCCACTGTCATTATTGCCGGTGCAGGACATGTTGCGAAACCTACAGCAGAAGTCGCCCACCT
This Halodesulfovibrio sp. MK-HDV DNA region includes the following protein-coding sequences:
- the trsS gene encoding radical SAM (seleno)protein TrsS, translated to MSDHISHTESVCPQCLQRIPAMRVTKGEETRLVKHCPQHGAFSTPVWRSTHMATAFKNWLRPKIPSTPPTVSTSVDKGCPFDCGLCEDHRQHSCMALIEVTWNCNLSCPVCFASADNKGKPSTPKDPTKEELIQLLETTMRTTGGCNLQFSGGEPTVRDDLPELVAEAKRIGFPFVQINTNGVRAAQDPEYVAKLAAAGVDSVFLQFDGLRESTWKAFRNADLREIKAKAIAAFAKANIGIVLVPVISPVINKDEVGDIIRFAIDHAPAVRGVHFQPISYFGRYPVAPADAERITLPELADELERQTNNLVATGDFVPPTCEHALCSFHANYIINDDKTLQLLSVPKNSCNCKPKPAAEGAEKARSFVRSQWAAAEQEKKPQSLSNELDSFIQQASTRRFAISAMAFQDAWSLDIERLKGCCIHVVAPDGRLVPFCAYNLTAADGTTLYRGK
- a CDS encoding DVU_1553 family AMP-dependent CoA ligase codes for the protein MQKTFVENAQQRIVIGANPLDAPAQEDMGFDASARSFSHAQIEAWQLSKLKEVCSYAKENGSFYAEHFRGLNLDSIASREEFSKLPRTTSADISEAPFKFLCTSQDDIARVVTLTTSGSTGKPKRLYFTQDELDETTAFYNHGMRCLVNAGDTVLALLPAPKPDSVGALLADGLRQLGANPVLNQDPDDVTASLTMLNEHSPDCVVGTSAHVLALVKLWKHQGGMNSPVKSVLLCWDANSRSIRKYIERIWDCRVHTHWGMTETGLGGAVSCAHSKGMHLRETNLYLEITDPETGMVLPDGERGEIVVTTLTRKGMPLIRYRTGDESHIMKNACPCDSPLRQLSPNIRRIVQPNDTPDWFQFVTPTSIDRLLLSVPNFLAQQAQYWVAPNKLEVTVDMSENSPQQLASVKELLCDLVSPLHNAPDILCLPGRNDGKISIGFAKRKICVT
- a CDS encoding XdhC family aldehyde oxidoreductase maturation factor, whose product is MHSILSDITKKLSAHNCVLATVISSTGSTPRSSGAHMLICPQGEFYGTVGGGLIEAKVQETAAKFLAGNTGAASLHFYELDNTKAGALGMSCGGALTVLLERLIPEYHAEFAQLENDVRKGNASSREAYYVQSGDDWNRIDADELTNTLADAEYANAMQSISTAKGAAASGASPLLFNEQPLQYFSETYHPSATVIIAGAGHVAKPTAEVAHLAGFSVTVLDDRDDFANAERFPNAHVLVVDSLEDVLSEITVHKDCYIVIVTRGHEHDKTVLQQMLTTPAKYIGMIGSKSKRDGLYQRLREEGVTDEAIARCHCPIGLPLGGRTPEEIAVSIMAEIIQTKAQG